The Oncorhynchus tshawytscha isolate Ot180627B linkage group LG20, Otsh_v2.0, whole genome shotgun sequence genome has a window encoding:
- the LOC112220139 gene encoding metal transporter CNNM3 isoform X2, giving the protein MVASLADLRFLLMILLLCWRIRDGACTQQAPWVLGLRLEDPEGQVYMKERIISAPQGASFKLRLFGWDLNGTWPWVAFAGTRQEETGVVEDAADPCEQETRRVSAAFQVTGEFTADEEYSGLITVQTRDKSSISPAASSTGGGDDGNPAYHHHHLCVLKNGSWVSVGPDRLQISNDAGLPADYIPPWGIAVLIVLLILVCGVLRSVNLSLLWLDPLELYVFHSCGSEEDKRAAKRLEPIRRRGNCLVCSLLFLCALGHSVLGVLLYRVLGSIAPAVFTSGFLIFLVSELVPHIVCSGYGFQLAPGFTWLAQVCMVLTCPLSCPLGLVLDLVLRRDISTCGVRERAMEMIRTNANDPYSEFVKEEFSRGALRRKTVEDILTPLNDCFMLPSTAVLDFSTMSEIMQSGYTRVPIYEEEKSNIVEILFVKDLALVDPDDCTPMTTITKFYNHPLHFVFNDTKLDAMLEEFKKGNSALAIVQKVNNEGEGDPFYEVLGLVTLEDVIEEIIKSEILDESDGYMDMKVKRPMAPLEIPLEPCSVHQEFSLFKLPEGEPKIRTSPQLLLATHRFLSREVEHFSPARVSEKVLFHLLRHPSVNQEVHFDPSNRLSPDHYLYTRNHPVDYFILLLQGRVEVEIGKEGLKFENGAFTYYGVSALTAPTSVHQSPVSTQRRPPRDPFEMGDATSPSSYCPDYTVHALTDLQLIRVTRMQYLNALMASRVGQSPESPEIKILPNSQTKLLNERNTVTQGGSKSQESSTEEEAHG; this is encoded by the exons ATGGTGGCCAGCTTGGCAGACCTACGGTTCTTGTTGATGATATTATTGCTCTGCTGGAGGATCAGGGACGGCGCCTGCACCCAGCAAGCCCCGTGGGTTCTGGGGCTGCGACTGGAGGACCCAGAAGGCCAGGTGTATATGAAGGAGCGGATCATCTCTGCGCCGCAAGGGGCCAGTTTCAAGCTTCGGCTGTTCGGTTGGGATCTAAATGGGACCTGGCCGTGGGTGGCGTTCGCTGGAACAAGACAGGAGGAGACCGGGGTGGTGGAGGATGCAGCTGACCCGTGCGAGCAAGAGACCCGACGTGTCTCCGCCGCCTTCCAGGTCACCGGGGAGTTCACAGCGGACGAGGAGTACAGCGGGTTGATAACGGTACAGACGCGGGACAAGAGCAGCATCTCTCCCGCTGCATCCTCCACGGGAGGAGGGGATGATGGCAACCCtgcctaccaccaccaccacctgtgcGTGCTGAAGAACGGAAGCTGGGTTTCGGTGGGACCGGACAGGTTGCAGATCAGCAACGACGCAGGTCTCCCGGCAGACTACATCCCTCCGTGGGGTATTGCGGTGCTGATCGTGCTGCTGATCCTGGTGTGCGGGGTACTGAGGAGTGTGAATCTCAGCCTGTTGTGGCTGGACCCCCTGGAGCTCTACGTTTTCCACAGCTGCGGCTCCGAGGAGGACAAACGGGCCGCCAAGCGCCTCGAGCCAATCCGGAGACGAGGCAACTGCCTG GTGTGTTCTCTGCTGTTCCTGTGCGCTCTGGGCCACTCGGTTCTCGGTGTGCTACTCTACAGGGTCCTGGGTTCCATAGCGCCCGCCGTCTTTACCAGCGGGTTCCTCATCTTCCTGGTGTCAGAGCTTGTTCCCCACATAGTGTGTTCCGGCTACGGCTTCCAGCTAGCCCCAGGCTTCACCTGGCTGGCACAG GTGTGTATGGTACTGACGTGCCCACTGTCGTGCCCGCTGGGCCTGGTGCTGGACCTGGTGTTGAGACGTGACATCAGCACCTGCGGTGTGAGGGAGAGGGCTATGGAGATGATCCGCACCAACGCCAATGATCCCTACAG TGAGTTTGTGAAGGAGGAGTTTAGCCGTGGTGCACTGCGCAGGAAGACCGTGGAGGACATCCTGACTCCATTGAACGACTGTTTCATGCTGCCGTCCACCGCTGTGCTGGACTTCTCCACCATGTCAGAGATCATGCAGAGTGGATACACACGAGTCCCCATCTATGAAGAGGAGAA GTCCAACATCGTGGAGATCTTGTTCGTGAAGGACCTGGCTCTGGTCGATCCTGATGACTGTACTCCCATGACGACCATCACCAAGTTCTACAATCACCCACTGCACTTTGTCTTCAATGACACTAAACTGGACGCCATGCTGGAGGAGTTCAAGAAAG GAAACTCTGCCCTGGCCATCGTTCAGAAGGTGAACAACGAGGGGGAGGGGGATCCCTTCTACGAGGTGCTGGGATTGGTCACCTTGGAGGATGTCATCGAGGAGATCATCAAATCAGAGATCCTGGATGAGTCCGACGgctaca TGGACATGAAGGTGAAGCGTCCCATGGCCCCTCTGGAGATTCCTCTGGAACCTTGCAGTGTCCACCAAGAGTTCTCTCTGTTCAAACTCCCAGAGGGAGAACCCAAGATCCGCACCTCACCTCAGCTACTGCTGGCCACACACCGCTTCCTCTCCAGAG AGGTAGAGCACTTCAGTCCAGCCCGCGTGTCAGAGAAGGTGTTGTTCCACCTGCTCCGTCACCCCAGTGTTAACCAGGAAGTTCACTTTGACCCCTCCAACCGCCTGAGCCCCGACCACTACCTCTACACACGCAACCACCCCGTAGACTACTTCATACTGctactacag GGGCGTGTGGAGGTTGAGATCGGTAAAGAGGGCTTGAAGTTTGAAAACGGAGCGTTCACATACTACGGTGTGTCTGCACTCACAGCGCCAACCTCAG tgcacCAGTCTCCAGTTTCGACCCAGCGTCGTCCTCCCAGGGATCCATTTGAGATGGGAGACGCCACCAGCCCGTCCAGCTACTGTCCTGACTACACCGTCCACGCCCTCACTGATCTGCAGCTCAtacgg GTGACTCGGATGCAGTACCTGAATGCTTTGATGGCGTCGCGTGTTGGCCAGAGCCCAGAATCTCCTGAGATCAAGATCCTGCCTAACAGTCAGACAAAGCTGCTCAACGAGAGGAACACTGTCACACAAG GTGGCAGTAAATCCCAGGAAAGTTCAACGGAAGAGGAGGCTCATGGGTAA
- the LOC112220139 gene encoding metal transporter CNNM3 isoform X3, with amino-acid sequence MVASLADLRFLLMILLLCWRIRDGACTQQAPWVLGLRLEDPEGQVYMKERIISAPQGASFKLRLFGWDLNGTWPWVAFAGTRQEETGVVEDAADPCEQETRRVSAAFQVTGEFTADEEYSGLITVQTRDKSSISPAASSTGGGDDGNPAYHHHHLCVLKNGSWVSVGPDRLQISNDAGLPADYIPPWGIAVLIVLLILVCGVLRSVNLSLLWLDPLELYVFHSCGSEEDKRAAKRLEPIRRRGNCLVCSLLFLCALGHSVLGVLLYRVLGSIAPAVFTSGFLIFLVSELVPHIVCSGYGFQLAPGFTWLAQVCMVLTCPLSCPLGLVLDLVLRRDISTCGVRERAMEMIRTNANDPYSEFVKEEFSRGALRRKTVEDILTPLNDCFMLPSTAVLDFSTMSEIMQSGYTRVPIYEEEKSNIVEILFVKDLALVDPDDCTPMTTITKFYNHPLHFVFNDTKLDAMLEEFKKGNSALAIVQKVNNEGEGDPFYEVLGLVTLEDVIEEIIKSEILDESDGYMDMKVKRPMAPLEIPLEPCSVHQEFSLFKLPEGEPKIRTSPQLLLATHRFLSREVEHFSPARVSEKVLFHLLRHPSVNQEVHFDPSNRLSPDHYLYTRNHPVDYFILLLQGRVEVEIGKEGLKFENGAFTYYGVSALTAPTSVHQSPVSTQRRPPRDPFEMGDATSPSSYCPDYTVHALTDLQLIRVTRMQYLNALMASRVGQSPESPEIKILPNSQTKLLNERNTVTQEFPINFSFFDTIENYC; translated from the exons ATGGTGGCCAGCTTGGCAGACCTACGGTTCTTGTTGATGATATTATTGCTCTGCTGGAGGATCAGGGACGGCGCCTGCACCCAGCAAGCCCCGTGGGTTCTGGGGCTGCGACTGGAGGACCCAGAAGGCCAGGTGTATATGAAGGAGCGGATCATCTCTGCGCCGCAAGGGGCCAGTTTCAAGCTTCGGCTGTTCGGTTGGGATCTAAATGGGACCTGGCCGTGGGTGGCGTTCGCTGGAACAAGACAGGAGGAGACCGGGGTGGTGGAGGATGCAGCTGACCCGTGCGAGCAAGAGACCCGACGTGTCTCCGCCGCCTTCCAGGTCACCGGGGAGTTCACAGCGGACGAGGAGTACAGCGGGTTGATAACGGTACAGACGCGGGACAAGAGCAGCATCTCTCCCGCTGCATCCTCCACGGGAGGAGGGGATGATGGCAACCCtgcctaccaccaccaccacctgtgcGTGCTGAAGAACGGAAGCTGGGTTTCGGTGGGACCGGACAGGTTGCAGATCAGCAACGACGCAGGTCTCCCGGCAGACTACATCCCTCCGTGGGGTATTGCGGTGCTGATCGTGCTGCTGATCCTGGTGTGCGGGGTACTGAGGAGTGTGAATCTCAGCCTGTTGTGGCTGGACCCCCTGGAGCTCTACGTTTTCCACAGCTGCGGCTCCGAGGAGGACAAACGGGCCGCCAAGCGCCTCGAGCCAATCCGGAGACGAGGCAACTGCCTG GTGTGTTCTCTGCTGTTCCTGTGCGCTCTGGGCCACTCGGTTCTCGGTGTGCTACTCTACAGGGTCCTGGGTTCCATAGCGCCCGCCGTCTTTACCAGCGGGTTCCTCATCTTCCTGGTGTCAGAGCTTGTTCCCCACATAGTGTGTTCCGGCTACGGCTTCCAGCTAGCCCCAGGCTTCACCTGGCTGGCACAG GTGTGTATGGTACTGACGTGCCCACTGTCGTGCCCGCTGGGCCTGGTGCTGGACCTGGTGTTGAGACGTGACATCAGCACCTGCGGTGTGAGGGAGAGGGCTATGGAGATGATCCGCACCAACGCCAATGATCCCTACAG TGAGTTTGTGAAGGAGGAGTTTAGCCGTGGTGCACTGCGCAGGAAGACCGTGGAGGACATCCTGACTCCATTGAACGACTGTTTCATGCTGCCGTCCACCGCTGTGCTGGACTTCTCCACCATGTCAGAGATCATGCAGAGTGGATACACACGAGTCCCCATCTATGAAGAGGAGAA GTCCAACATCGTGGAGATCTTGTTCGTGAAGGACCTGGCTCTGGTCGATCCTGATGACTGTACTCCCATGACGACCATCACCAAGTTCTACAATCACCCACTGCACTTTGTCTTCAATGACACTAAACTGGACGCCATGCTGGAGGAGTTCAAGAAAG GAAACTCTGCCCTGGCCATCGTTCAGAAGGTGAACAACGAGGGGGAGGGGGATCCCTTCTACGAGGTGCTGGGATTGGTCACCTTGGAGGATGTCATCGAGGAGATCATCAAATCAGAGATCCTGGATGAGTCCGACGgctaca TGGACATGAAGGTGAAGCGTCCCATGGCCCCTCTGGAGATTCCTCTGGAACCTTGCAGTGTCCACCAAGAGTTCTCTCTGTTCAAACTCCCAGAGGGAGAACCCAAGATCCGCACCTCACCTCAGCTACTGCTGGCCACACACCGCTTCCTCTCCAGAG AGGTAGAGCACTTCAGTCCAGCCCGCGTGTCAGAGAAGGTGTTGTTCCACCTGCTCCGTCACCCCAGTGTTAACCAGGAAGTTCACTTTGACCCCTCCAACCGCCTGAGCCCCGACCACTACCTCTACACACGCAACCACCCCGTAGACTACTTCATACTGctactacag GGGCGTGTGGAGGTTGAGATCGGTAAAGAGGGCTTGAAGTTTGAAAACGGAGCGTTCACATACTACGGTGTGTCTGCACTCACAGCGCCAACCTCAG tgcacCAGTCTCCAGTTTCGACCCAGCGTCGTCCTCCCAGGGATCCATTTGAGATGGGAGACGCCACCAGCCCGTCCAGCTACTGTCCTGACTACACCGTCCACGCCCTCACTGATCTGCAGCTCAtacgg GTGACTCGGATGCAGTACCTGAATGCTTTGATGGCGTCGCGTGTTGGCCAGAGCCCAGAATCTCCTGAGATCAAGATCCTGCCTAACAGTCAGACAAAGCTGCTCAACGAGAGGAACACTGTCACACAAG AGTTCCCTATAAACTTTTCCTTTTTTGACACCATTGAGAACTACTGTTAG
- the LOC112220139 gene encoding metal transporter CNNM3 isoform X1: protein MVASLADLRFLLMILLLCWRIRDGACTQQAPWVLGLRLEDPEGQVYMKERIISAPQGASFKLRLFGWDLNGTWPWVAFAGTRQEETGVVEDAADPCEQETRRVSAAFQVTGEFTADEEYSGLITVQTRDKSSISPAASSTGGGDDGNPAYHHHHLCVLKNGSWVSVGPDRLQISNDAGLPADYIPPWGIAVLIVLLILVCGVLRSVNLSLLWLDPLELYVFHSCGSEEDKRAAKRLEPIRRRGNCLVCSLLFLCALGHSVLGVLLYRVLGSIAPAVFTSGFLIFLVSELVPHIVCSGYGFQLAPGFTWLAQVCMVLTCPLSCPLGLVLDLVLRRDISTCGVRERAMEMIRTNANDPYSEFVKEEFSRGALRRKTVEDILTPLNDCFMLPSTAVLDFSTMSEIMQSGYTRVPIYEEEKSNIVEILFVKDLALVDPDDCTPMTTITKFYNHPLHFVFNDTKLDAMLEEFKKGNSALAIVQKVNNEGEGDPFYEVLGLVTLEDVIEEIIKSEILDESDGYMDMKVKRPMAPLEIPLEPCSVHQEFSLFKLPEGEPKIRTSPQLLLATHRFLSREVEHFSPARVSEKVLFHLLRHPSVNQEVHFDPSNRLSPDHYLYTRNHPVDYFILLLQGRVEVEIGKEGLKFENGAFTYYGVSALTAPTSVHQSPVSTQRRPPRDPFEMGDATSPSSYCPDYTVHALTDLQLIRVTRMQYLNALMASRVGQSPESPEIKILPNSQTKLLNERNTVTQGHPQEVAVNPRKVQRKRRLMGNEVLSVRTMCYSDNQQGGFLKNIYFYQ from the exons ATGGTGGCCAGCTTGGCAGACCTACGGTTCTTGTTGATGATATTATTGCTCTGCTGGAGGATCAGGGACGGCGCCTGCACCCAGCAAGCCCCGTGGGTTCTGGGGCTGCGACTGGAGGACCCAGAAGGCCAGGTGTATATGAAGGAGCGGATCATCTCTGCGCCGCAAGGGGCCAGTTTCAAGCTTCGGCTGTTCGGTTGGGATCTAAATGGGACCTGGCCGTGGGTGGCGTTCGCTGGAACAAGACAGGAGGAGACCGGGGTGGTGGAGGATGCAGCTGACCCGTGCGAGCAAGAGACCCGACGTGTCTCCGCCGCCTTCCAGGTCACCGGGGAGTTCACAGCGGACGAGGAGTACAGCGGGTTGATAACGGTACAGACGCGGGACAAGAGCAGCATCTCTCCCGCTGCATCCTCCACGGGAGGAGGGGATGATGGCAACCCtgcctaccaccaccaccacctgtgcGTGCTGAAGAACGGAAGCTGGGTTTCGGTGGGACCGGACAGGTTGCAGATCAGCAACGACGCAGGTCTCCCGGCAGACTACATCCCTCCGTGGGGTATTGCGGTGCTGATCGTGCTGCTGATCCTGGTGTGCGGGGTACTGAGGAGTGTGAATCTCAGCCTGTTGTGGCTGGACCCCCTGGAGCTCTACGTTTTCCACAGCTGCGGCTCCGAGGAGGACAAACGGGCCGCCAAGCGCCTCGAGCCAATCCGGAGACGAGGCAACTGCCTG GTGTGTTCTCTGCTGTTCCTGTGCGCTCTGGGCCACTCGGTTCTCGGTGTGCTACTCTACAGGGTCCTGGGTTCCATAGCGCCCGCCGTCTTTACCAGCGGGTTCCTCATCTTCCTGGTGTCAGAGCTTGTTCCCCACATAGTGTGTTCCGGCTACGGCTTCCAGCTAGCCCCAGGCTTCACCTGGCTGGCACAG GTGTGTATGGTACTGACGTGCCCACTGTCGTGCCCGCTGGGCCTGGTGCTGGACCTGGTGTTGAGACGTGACATCAGCACCTGCGGTGTGAGGGAGAGGGCTATGGAGATGATCCGCACCAACGCCAATGATCCCTACAG TGAGTTTGTGAAGGAGGAGTTTAGCCGTGGTGCACTGCGCAGGAAGACCGTGGAGGACATCCTGACTCCATTGAACGACTGTTTCATGCTGCCGTCCACCGCTGTGCTGGACTTCTCCACCATGTCAGAGATCATGCAGAGTGGATACACACGAGTCCCCATCTATGAAGAGGAGAA GTCCAACATCGTGGAGATCTTGTTCGTGAAGGACCTGGCTCTGGTCGATCCTGATGACTGTACTCCCATGACGACCATCACCAAGTTCTACAATCACCCACTGCACTTTGTCTTCAATGACACTAAACTGGACGCCATGCTGGAGGAGTTCAAGAAAG GAAACTCTGCCCTGGCCATCGTTCAGAAGGTGAACAACGAGGGGGAGGGGGATCCCTTCTACGAGGTGCTGGGATTGGTCACCTTGGAGGATGTCATCGAGGAGATCATCAAATCAGAGATCCTGGATGAGTCCGACGgctaca TGGACATGAAGGTGAAGCGTCCCATGGCCCCTCTGGAGATTCCTCTGGAACCTTGCAGTGTCCACCAAGAGTTCTCTCTGTTCAAACTCCCAGAGGGAGAACCCAAGATCCGCACCTCACCTCAGCTACTGCTGGCCACACACCGCTTCCTCTCCAGAG AGGTAGAGCACTTCAGTCCAGCCCGCGTGTCAGAGAAGGTGTTGTTCCACCTGCTCCGTCACCCCAGTGTTAACCAGGAAGTTCACTTTGACCCCTCCAACCGCCTGAGCCCCGACCACTACCTCTACACACGCAACCACCCCGTAGACTACTTCATACTGctactacag GGGCGTGTGGAGGTTGAGATCGGTAAAGAGGGCTTGAAGTTTGAAAACGGAGCGTTCACATACTACGGTGTGTCTGCACTCACAGCGCCAACCTCAG tgcacCAGTCTCCAGTTTCGACCCAGCGTCGTCCTCCCAGGGATCCATTTGAGATGGGAGACGCCACCAGCCCGTCCAGCTACTGTCCTGACTACACCGTCCACGCCCTCACTGATCTGCAGCTCAtacgg GTGACTCGGATGCAGTACCTGAATGCTTTGATGGCGTCGCGTGTTGGCCAGAGCCCAGAATCTCCTGAGATCAAGATCCTGCCTAACAGTCAGACAAAGCTGCTCAACGAGAGGAACACTGTCACACAAG GACACCCACAGGAG GTGGCAGTAAATCCCAGGAAAGTTCAACGGAAGAGGAGGCTCATGGGTAATGAAGTTCTCTCTGTCAGAACTATGTGTTACTCAGACAACCAACAAGGAGGCTTTTTAAAAAATATCTATTTTTATCAGTGA